Proteins encoded by one window of Abyssisolibacter fermentans:
- a CDS encoding helix-turn-helix domain-containing protein → MDTIKRINFKKSEHRLFDFEIVDLQEFLKTRPAKHLSKVFRLNFYLILYITSGKGRHEIDFKVYDFKAGDMIFVAQNQVHRFFPNTQATGYIILFTEDYLYINSDMNIHDFLDHFNMPLYNPIIEIDISEEASNRILIDLLYKEYQAVDSRVKVQLLKYLFRSFMLTIRKFRKINKDMETSGVYKRFIEFKNLVEMHYKEKKTVSEYARMMSVSQKTINQATRKAVDLSAKQFIIDRTLLEIKRYIGQGELTINEISDLMGFYEPSNLTKYFKHYERVSPTEFRAKYFSI, encoded by the coding sequence ATGGATACTATTAAAAGAATTAACTTCAAAAAGTCCGAGCATAGGTTATTTGATTTTGAAATAGTTGATTTACAAGAGTTTTTAAAGACACGACCAGCTAAACATCTTTCAAAAGTATTTCGATTGAATTTCTATTTGATATTGTATATAACTTCTGGAAAAGGACGACATGAAATTGATTTTAAAGTCTATGATTTTAAAGCAGGAGATATGATATTTGTTGCACAAAATCAAGTTCATCGTTTCTTTCCAAACACTCAAGCTACTGGTTATATTATTTTATTCACCGAAGACTATCTATACATTAATTCAGATATGAATATACATGATTTTTTAGATCATTTCAATATGCCATTATATAATCCAATTATTGAAATAGATATTAGTGAAGAAGCATCCAATCGAATACTCATTGATTTATTGTACAAAGAGTATCAAGCAGTAGATAGTAGGGTAAAGGTACAATTGCTAAAATATCTTTTTAGAAGTTTCATGCTAACAATTCGTAAGTTTAGGAAAATAAATAAAGATATGGAAACCTCAGGTGTTTATAAGCGCTTTATAGAATTTAAAAATCTTGTAGAGATGCATTATAAGGAAAAGAAAACTGTTAGCGAGTATGCAAGGATGATGTCAGTTTCTCAAAAAACAATCAATCAAGCTACTAGAAAGGCTGTAGATTTATCTGCTAAACAATTTATTATAGATAGAACATTATTAGAAATCAAGCGATATATAGGGCAGGGAGAGCTCACAATCAATGAAATTTCAGATTTAATGGGATTTTATGAACCTTCTAATTTGACAAAATACTTTAAACACTATGAAAGAGTTTCACCAACGGAATTTAGAGCAAAATATTTTAGTATTTAA
- a CDS encoding DGQHR domain-containing protein, giving the protein MSNTKWEKVVSCKELTQVKRKRAKEFIVHKERSIALPVLIEEGWVEYKKYKNDKFIGVKKDKKVDELFEDKIWIMLFNMGFEHMNSDRNFHMSYDHTNENITQQIDVFAADDESVLVVECKATSSIKDGVFKKNIEAFYGQTEGLRKEILQKFPRRKVKFIWATHNYNMSKADLEKLNNWNIDFWDNSKVNYYCELVKHLGSSAKYQLLGNLFANQKIRNMNNKIPAIRGKMGKHTYYSFSIEPEKLLKIGYVLHRNDANNDMMPTYQRIIKKSRLKSVRKFINEDKGYFPNSIVINLISKRPLSFDRANKQDVDSIATLGTLHLPQQYKSAYIIDGQHRLYGYSDSKYAKTNSIPVVAFENLEKEEQIKLFMEINENQKAVSKNLRNTLNADMQWNSSKYDERRNALRLRIAQKLGEDCTSPLYRRIIIGEEQSTSLKCVTIECIRQAINTGSFLSKYSTSNKLEKRGNFDLDDNNITFDLLYSYLQICLSYIKENLNKEWHLGKDEQGILVTNNGIGGVIRTINSITEHLIKINEINPLKDKPEVMADRAQYYLDPIIRFYENIDDEQRDNIRKTYGGNGPIYSCRCLEKAINYERNEFEPEGLKKYWEDHSKEYNNESIMMIREISNSVKQILKNAIQNKYKDNWTNAIPKPVYTRVNKALSEYEYETGKKSDFWDSITLSDLRLIVLYGRNWSNLFEGLFTLDSQQKISGGKKSKTEWLTLLSKLQRNAVKSNFSVRKDDYQLLCEIYNKFVQEVPLDYCKNS; this is encoded by the coding sequence ATGAGTAATACTAAGTGGGAAAAAGTTGTTTCTTGCAAAGAACTCACACAAGTAAAACGTAAAAGAGCTAAAGAATTTATTGTGCATAAAGAAAGAAGCATAGCCCTCCCAGTACTAATAGAAGAAGGCTGGGTTGAATATAAAAAGTATAAAAATGATAAATTTATCGGAGTTAAAAAAGACAAAAAAGTTGATGAATTATTCGAGGACAAAATATGGATAATGCTATTTAATATGGGCTTTGAACATATGAATTCAGATCGCAACTTCCATATGTCATATGACCATACAAATGAAAATATAACCCAGCAAATTGACGTTTTTGCAGCAGATGATGAAAGTGTACTCGTTGTTGAGTGCAAGGCTACATCTTCTATTAAGGACGGAGTTTTTAAAAAAAATATTGAAGCTTTCTATGGCCAAACAGAGGGATTACGAAAAGAAATACTTCAAAAGTTTCCCAGAAGAAAAGTGAAATTTATTTGGGCCACCCACAACTACAACATGAGTAAGGCCGACCTTGAAAAATTAAATAATTGGAATATTGATTTTTGGGATAACTCAAAAGTCAATTATTACTGCGAGCTAGTTAAGCACCTTGGGTCTTCTGCAAAATATCAGTTATTAGGCAATCTATTCGCAAATCAAAAAATCAGAAATATGAATAACAAAATACCAGCTATTCGTGGTAAAATGGGGAAACATACATATTATTCATTTTCTATAGAGCCTGAAAAGCTATTAAAGATAGGATATGTCCTGCATAGAAATGATGCCAATAATGACATGATGCCAACATACCAACGGATTATAAAAAAAAGTAGATTAAAATCTGTACGAAAATTTATTAATGAAGATAAGGGTTATTTTCCTAACTCTATTGTTATAAATCTTATATCAAAACGTCCACTGTCGTTTGATAGGGCTAATAAACAAGATGTAGATTCTATTGCAACATTAGGTACATTACACTTACCACAACAATATAAATCTGCATACATAATAGATGGGCAGCATCGATTGTATGGATATTCAGACTCAAAATATGCTAAAACTAACAGTATTCCAGTTGTAGCTTTTGAAAATCTTGAAAAAGAAGAGCAAATAAAATTATTTATGGAGATAAATGAGAACCAGAAGGCTGTCTCAAAAAACTTAAGAAATACTTTAAATGCTGATATGCAATGGAACTCTAGTAAATATGATGAACGACGTAATGCTCTTAGACTCCGTATAGCTCAAAAGCTTGGTGAAGATTGTACATCTCCACTCTATAGAAGAATCATTATTGGTGAGGAGCAATCAACTTCTTTAAAATGTGTTACTATTGAATGTATTCGACAAGCTATTAATACTGGTTCTTTTCTTTCAAAATATAGTACAAGCAACAAATTGGAAAAGAGAGGTAATTTTGATCTAGATGATAATAATATCACATTTGATCTTTTGTACTCTTATCTGCAAATATGTTTGTCATATATCAAAGAAAATTTAAATAAAGAATGGCACCTTGGTAAGGATGAACAGGGAATTTTAGTAACTAATAATGGTATTGGTGGGGTCATTCGGACTATTAATAGTATTACAGAGCATTTAATAAAAATAAATGAGATAAACCCACTTAAAGATAAGCCTGAAGTTATGGCTGATAGAGCACAGTATTATCTTGATCCCATCATTAGATTTTATGAAAATATTGATGATGAGCAACGTGATAATATTAGAAAAACATATGGAGGTAATGGACCAATATACTCTTGTCGTTGTTTAGAAAAAGCAATTAATTATGAGCGTAATGAATTTGAACCAGAAGGTTTAAAGAAGTATTGGGAAGATCATAGTAAAGAATATAATAATGAATCCATAATGATGATAAGAGAAATATCAAACTCAGTTAAACAAATATTAAAAAATGCTATTCAAAATAAATATAAGGATAACTGGACTAATGCGATACCAAAACCGGTCTATACTAGAGTAAATAAAGCTTTAAGTGAATATGAATATGAGACAGGTAAAAAATCTGACTTTTGGGATTCTATTACTTTATCGGATTTACGACTAATAGTTCTATACGGAAGAAATTGGTCAAATTTATTTGAAGGGCTTTTTACTTTAGACTCTCAACAGAAAATAAGTGGTGGGAAGAAATCTAAAACTGAATGGCTAACTTTACTTTCTAAGTTACAACGTAATGCAGTTAAGTCAAACTTTAGTGTAAGGAAAGATGATTATCAACTTCTTTGTGAGATTTATAATAAGTTCGTACAAGAAGTCCCCCTTGACTACTGTAAAAATAGTTAG
- a CDS encoding DNA adenine methylase, with the protein MSNTKPFIRWAGGKSWLIPHVKSIILNLEYRNYYEPFIGGGAIFFSLQQKKNVYLSDINPELIDSYISIRDHPNLIIKELKHYTNTESEYYRIRALEPDNMIERAARFIYLNQTSYNGLYRVNKKGKYNVPYGHRQNLNYNYDRLRIASQKLQKVRIHCEDFSKKKYRIREGDLIFLDPPYTVSHNNNGFIEYNQNLFSLDDQKRLSKYIDYIKSKGAYYILTNAAHNAIKEIFTKEGDSLTPLDRHSLIGGKKAKRSLISEYIFTNIPKGV; encoded by the coding sequence ATGTCAAACACAAAACCTTTTATACGATGGGCAGGAGGGAAATCATGGCTAATACCTCATGTTAAAAGTATAATTTTAAATTTAGAGTACCGAAATTACTATGAACCATTTATTGGTGGTGGTGCAATCTTTTTTTCACTACAGCAAAAAAAAAATGTATATCTGTCAGATATAAATCCAGAGTTAATAGATTCTTATATATCTATTAGAGATCATCCTAACTTGATTATAAAAGAACTAAAACATTATACCAATACCGAAAGTGAATATTATAGAATCCGAGCATTAGAACCTGATAATATGATCGAAAGAGCTGCTAGATTTATATACTTAAATCAGACTTCTTATAACGGTCTATATCGTGTAAATAAGAAGGGTAAATACAATGTTCCTTATGGTCATAGGCAAAATCTAAATTACAACTACGACCGTTTACGTATCGCAAGCCAGAAATTGCAAAAAGTACGAATTCATTGTGAAGATTTTTCTAAAAAAAAATATCGCATTAGAGAAGGAGATTTAATTTTCCTTGATCCTCCTTATACTGTTTCACACAATAATAATGGTTTCATTGAGTATAACCAAAATCTATTTTCACTTGATGATCAAAAGAGACTTAGTAAATATATAGACTACATAAAGTCTAAAGGTGCATATTACATACTTACAAATGCCGCACATAATGCCATTAAAGAAATTTTTACTAAAGAAGGAGATAGTTTGACACCTCTAGATAGACATAGTCTAATAGGAGGGAAAAAGGCAAAGAGATCTCTTATATCTGAATATATCTTTACAAATATACCGAAAGGAGTTTAG
- the brnQ gene encoding branched-chain amino acid transport system II carrier protein, whose translation MKNLSKKDLLLIGLMLFSLFFGAGNLIFPPFLGQAAGVKVWTAILSFFITAVGFPILGVVAVAKSGGLQNLAKRANPVFAGIFTVLIYLSIGPCLGIPRAGSLPFEMVVAPYLPQSIPTTLALLIFTFVFFMVAYWLSLSPTKLVNRMGKVLTPTLLLLILVMFIGALIKPLGNYGVATGEYVKSPFVKGFLEGYLTMDTIAALNFGIVIALSIKSKGIKDEKVVVSTTIKAGMIAGTLMIIIYSILAHLGATSGGRFGGTQNGAQTLTNVTTYIFGKPGAVLLAVIFTLACLTTSVGLITSCSQYFSTLTNKLSYKNWARILSLSSMVLANMGLTKILAISVPVLNTIYPISIMLIVLSMLDKFFKQSSMVYGLTILFTGIVSIVDSLQQVGIELGFVTSLCDGLPFYAKGLGWVVPAIFGMVIGVVIKIIKEKLIYNKTLENSI comes from the coding sequence ATGAAAAATTTATCAAAAAAAGATTTACTACTTATAGGGTTAATGCTATTTTCATTATTTTTTGGAGCAGGAAATTTAATATTTCCTCCATTTTTAGGACAAGCCGCAGGTGTAAAAGTCTGGACAGCAATACTTTCCTTTTTTATAACAGCAGTTGGGTTCCCAATTTTAGGAGTAGTTGCAGTTGCTAAGTCTGGTGGATTACAGAATTTAGCTAAAAGAGCCAATCCTGTGTTTGCAGGAATTTTTACAGTTTTAATATATTTATCAATAGGACCTTGTTTAGGGATTCCAAGAGCAGGAAGTTTACCTTTTGAAATGGTTGTAGCACCATATTTACCACAGAGTATACCTACAACTTTAGCGTTGTTAATATTCACATTTGTATTTTTTATGGTAGCTTATTGGCTTTCATTGTCACCAACAAAGTTAGTAAACCGTATGGGTAAAGTATTAACACCTACTTTATTACTTTTGATTTTAGTTATGTTTATAGGTGCTTTGATTAAACCATTAGGTAATTATGGTGTAGCAACAGGAGAATATGTAAAATCTCCATTTGTTAAAGGATTTTTAGAAGGGTATTTAACAATGGATACAATAGCAGCTTTAAATTTTGGAATAGTTATCGCATTATCAATAAAATCTAAAGGAATTAAGGATGAAAAAGTAGTAGTTTCAACAACAATAAAAGCAGGAATGATAGCGGGAACTTTAATGATAATTATTTACTCAATACTTGCTCATTTAGGAGCAACTAGTGGAGGAAGATTTGGTGGTACTCAAAATGGAGCACAAACATTAACAAATGTTACAACCTATATATTTGGAAAGCCGGGGGCTGTATTGCTAGCAGTTATATTTACTCTAGCTTGTTTAACAACCAGTGTTGGTCTTATAACTTCATGTAGTCAATATTTTTCAACATTGACTAATAAGCTATCGTATAAAAATTGGGCTAGAATATTATCACTTTCTAGTATGGTTCTTGCTAATATGGGCTTAACAAAAATACTTGCAATATCAGTACCTGTACTAAATACTATTTATCCAATATCAATAATGCTTATAGTACTCTCAATGTTAGATAAATTTTTTAAACAAAGTTCTATGGTTTATGGATTAACAATATTATTTACTGGAATTGTAAGTATAGTTGATTCATTGCAACAGGTAGGAATAGAGCTAGGATTTGTTACTAGTTTGTGTGACGGACTACCTTTTTACGCAAAAGGTTTAGGGTGGGTAGTTCCGGCTATATTTGGAATGGTTATAGGAGTAGTAATTAAGATTATAAAGGAAAAATTAATATATAATAAAACTTTGGAAAATTCTATATAG
- a CDS encoding DUF1835 domain-containing protein, with translation MGKFVHIVFGDSAAGILKYYFENIQNEFMGEIISFRDIHSVGPIYEIDTETGLRKRIEWLKNMVKVVSADDYFEYIEKEFIATYENIKNIDIDSKIVIWHEKNTDSQVGFRYLNKLLKNKELYEVNVSESYIKDYNNNRYKPRSLAECAPEEINRFILTMKKLEKEKCNCLINDWEVLRTSKENLRILKDNKIIGVDENYYDHDILSNCTFNFRKAARIIGKTMGESDQLVSDTYLDYRVRKLIKSGKVEYRGKLETYRDFEIKVLGLN, from the coding sequence ATGGGTAAATTTGTTCATATTGTTTTTGGGGATTCCGCCGCAGGAATATTAAAATACTATTTTGAAAATATTCAAAATGAATTTATGGGTGAGATAATAAGTTTTAGAGATATTCATTCAGTTGGACCAATATATGAAATTGATACTGAAACAGGACTTAGAAAAAGAATAGAATGGTTAAAAAATATGGTAAAAGTGGTTTCGGCAGATGATTATTTTGAATATATTGAGAAAGAATTTATTGCTACATATGAAAATATAAAAAATATCGATATAGATTCAAAAATTGTTATATGGCATGAGAAAAATACTGATAGTCAAGTAGGTTTTAGATATCTAAATAAATTATTAAAAAATAAAGAATTATATGAGGTGAATGTTTCTGAATCATATATAAAGGATTATAATAACAATAGATATAAACCAAGATCTCTTGCTGAATGTGCGCCTGAAGAAATAAATCGTTTTATTTTGACAATGAAAAAATTAGAAAAAGAAAAATGTAATTGTTTAATAAATGATTGGGAGGTCCTTAGAACATCTAAAGAAAATTTGAGAATTTTAAAGGATAACAAAATAATTGGAGTAGATGAAAATTATTATGATCATGATATCTTATCGAATTGTACTTTTAATTTTAGAAAAGCGGCAAGAATTATTGGAAAAACAATGGGAGAATCAGATCAGCTTGTTAGTGATACTTACCTTGATTATAGGGTTAGAAAGTTAATTAAAAGTGGAAAAGTTGAATATAGAGGGAAATTAGAAACTTACAGAGACTTTGAAATAAAAGTGCTTGGGCTTAATTGA
- a CDS encoding CPBP family intramembrane glutamic endopeptidase translates to MTIEKTLKRPMVSFVVFSNIIFWVFLALIGVGMMLDIPKILTDILIVISAWSSTISFVIFFNKIYPGLKLKEFVKKQFAPKLRFSVLSIIIIIQILIFSVTIFILPGARDTQNFTLSFSGIAMFLFIFFHHLVQGPLGEELSWRGYVLNELQKMHSPFIAALIVGVLWGLWHAPLWLLTSGYIGVNLIKYITLFMVGIISVTIIMTFFYNLNKNLLVPIIIHQLFNFLLSLIKAETLDVLLYTMIFYFAVAVILIVINPKQKLYKK, encoded by the coding sequence TTGACTATAGAAAAAACATTAAAAAGACCAATGGTAAGTTTTGTTGTATTTAGCAATATTATTTTTTGGGTATTTTTAGCTTTAATAGGTGTAGGTATGATGCTAGATATTCCTAAGATATTAACAGATATTTTAATAGTAATCTCAGCATGGTCATCAACTATTTCTTTTGTAATTTTCTTTAATAAGATATATCCAGGATTAAAGCTTAAGGAGTTTGTAAAAAAACAATTTGCACCAAAACTTAGATTTTCTGTACTTAGTATAATTATTATCATTCAAATTTTAATATTTTCAGTTACTATATTTATTCTACCAGGTGCAAGGGATACTCAAAACTTTACATTATCATTTTCAGGTATAGCAATGTTCCTATTTATTTTTTTCCACCATCTAGTACAAGGACCTTTAGGTGAAGAATTAAGTTGGAGAGGATATGTACTAAATGAGCTTCAAAAAATGCATTCACCTTTTATAGCAGCTTTAATAGTAGGCGTGTTATGGGGACTTTGGCATGCACCACTATGGCTTTTAACTTCAGGATATATCGGAGTAAATTTAATAAAATACATTACACTTTTTATGGTTGGGATTATATCAGTAACTATTATAATGACATTTTTCTATAACCTAAACAAGAATCTATTAGTGCCTATTATAATCCATCAATTATTTAATTTTCTACTTTCTCTCATAAAAGCAGAAACATTGGATGTTTTATTATATACTATGATTTTTTATTTTGCTGTAGCAGTTATATTAATAGTTATAAATCCTAAGCAAAAATTATATAAAAAATAA
- a CDS encoding MerR family transcriptional regulator, with protein MYTIGQVAKFLGVSRDTLKFYEEKELLKPKHDDENGYRKYNHFDIYDIMTIKFYREIDFEIKKIQEIRKSKNVEEIEFLLKEKEEKILREIEYKNLLLKHIKLVKEDCEKIKQSLGKYTIKEMKPVEVKGEITNFAAYDEYEIIQKNTDNLKDAVTLTGLRRVISFDKEGIKGDKFIVVRKIEGLEKNVEGEIITHPKCIYTIIEDGRYLTGGENIDNKVGDSLRNIALENGYELVGLTYINILITTYEEGLERVFLEIYTPIK; from the coding sequence GTGTATACAATTGGACAAGTAGCTAAGTTTTTAGGTGTATCTAGGGATACATTAAAATTTTACGAGGAAAAGGAATTACTAAAGCCTAAACATGATGATGAGAATGGTTATAGAAAATATAATCATTTTGATATATATGATATTATGACAATAAAATTTTATAGGGAAATTGATTTTGAGATTAAGAAAATTCAGGAGATAAGAAAAAGTAAGAATGTAGAGGAGATAGAATTTTTATTAAAGGAAAAAGAAGAAAAAATATTAAGGGAAATAGAATATAAAAACCTTCTTCTAAAGCACATTAAATTAGTAAAAGAAGATTGTGAGAAAATTAAACAAAGCTTAGGTAAATATACGATTAAAGAAATGAAGCCCGTAGAGGTGAAGGGTGAAATAACAAACTTTGCTGCTTATGATGAATATGAAATTATACAAAAGAATACAGACAATTTAAAGGACGCTGTTACATTAACAGGTCTACGGCGTGTAATAAGCTTTGATAAAGAGGGCATAAAAGGAGATAAATTTATAGTTGTAAGAAAAATAGAAGGTTTAGAAAAAAATGTGGAAGGTGAAATTATTACTCATCCCAAGTGTATTTATACTATTATTGAAGATGGTAGATATTTAACTGGTGGAGAAAATATCGATAATAAAGTAGGAGATAGCTTAAGAAATATAGCATTAGAAAATGGATATGAGCTAGTGGGGCTAACTTATATTAATATATTGATTACTACCTATGAAGAAGGACTTGAGCGTGTATTTTTAGAAATTTATACCCCTATAAAATAA
- a CDS encoding MetS family NSS transporter small subunit codes for MTQSAKIFFIIGAVVLWGGLLCTLAVAIKNEKVSN; via the coding sequence ATGACACAAAGTGCAAAGATATTTTTTATTATAGGAGCAGTAGTGCTTTGGGGAGGGCTATTGTGTACTCTAGCAGTTGCAATTAAAAATGAGAAAGTTTCAAATTAA